GCACCTGGCCAAATGTCCCCACCACTGCTACAAATATGCTTGACAAGTAAAGCCTGAAAAAGTTGATTTCCCTCCAAGCATCAGGGTAATTGCCCCACCACGCACGAATTTTCTCACCATTTATAACCGTATCCCGCCAGAAAAAATGCTCAGGAAGGAATTTAATCGCGCCGCTAGCGGAAAATACTTCGTGAGGCTGTTTGATAGAAGTAAAAACCATCCAAAGAAATGGAATAATCATTGTTATTGCGCCAATGCTCAAAACGATGTAGAAGGCAACTTTTATACCCAAACCTACCCTATTCATAGGTCACCACTTTTCCGCCAAGCTTCCACGTGAGAAGAGTTATCACAAGTATCACGGCAAACAAGAACCAAGCTATCGAGCATGCATAGCCCATATTGAACTTCTCAAATGCGGTTTGGTAAAGATAATATTCAATAGTAGTGGTGCTCCCAGCTGGCCCACCGCCCGTCATGACGTTTGCAATCATGAATCCACCTTGGAATCCGCCAATAATGCTCATCACCAAAATAAAAAATGTAGTTGGGCTAATCATCGGCCAAGTGACCGCCCAAAACTTCTGCCATGGACCAGCACCGTCTATCTCAGCCGCCTCATAATACGAGCTTGGCACCCCCTGAAGCGCGGCAAGATAAAGAATCATGTTGTACCCGCCAAGACCACCCCAAAGGCTCATCAGAATCAAAGATGGCTTTGCCCATTGAACTGTCCCCAGCCAATCGGGGGGTTCGGCAAAAAACATGCTGAGCGCATTATAGAATGCCCTGCCATATATACCAATAAGAATGAAAATGCACGCCCCAGACGCAAACATTAGCGCTCGAAACAAACCTTCGGGCCAGGTAAACCGAATTTTCTCGGAAAGCCACTGCAAGAACGCCAATAATGCCGCTATTAATCCAATTATAACGATGCCAAAAATGAGTGCCGCAAATACCGTTGCGCCGATTGCCAAAGGCTTCTTTGCGTAAATAAATGCGCCCACCAGGCGTATGGTTTTGTTGATTAGACCAATATCGCTATTATAAAGGTATTTCCATAGTATCAATAAAGCGACGCCCGAGCATACAGTCGGCAGAAAATAAATCGTACGAAATACAACGATTCCCCGCATCCGCTGATTCATCATTAGCGCCACAATCAGGCTGCCCGCCATGCCAATCGGAATCCCTGCCATAAGGTAGACAGTATTGTAGACGTACTGCCAAAAGAATGGGTCGTTCGGCACAAGGCGGCCTCCCTCTCGATGAAACCACAGCAGGTTTTTGAAATTTTCTAGCCCAACCCAAATCGGCTGCTTGAAAATATTCCAATGGGTGAAAGCCATAACAAAAGAAACCACTACCGGAATGCTCGTGAACGCCAAGAAGCCTAGGAAATTGGGAGCAAGAAAAGCGTATGCAGCCAATGCCTCTTTTGTCTTGTAAGATAAACGTTTCATTGATTTAATAAACCCTTCGACTCGTACCGAACTAATCCAGGAAATTTGGGTTCGCTAGGTTGCGCCTTATGACTGCGTTTATCTGCCAAGCAATTTCGTCGCACGTCTTATCGGGACTTTGTTCGCCCAGCCACATTTTGTCAAACTCCCGCGCCATTATTGCATCCTGGTCCAACACGTTAATATAGGGCGAGCTCTCGGAAACCCGCGCATATTTCATCTCCTGAATATGAAGCAGATTGTTCCTCTCGTTCGGATATTTTGGGTTATACGCAAATGCCTTTTCAATCTCTGGGTCTTGAAGCGTCGGTATCCCATCGCCGTAGTTTGCCACCAAAAGTTGATTTTCCTTGCTGAGCAAATGCTTTATAAATATCAGCGCCTCATGCCTATGGCGGCTGGTCTTCGGGATTGAGTAACACTTGCTAGCCAGAAGCGTTACCCTGTTTGGGCCGTGCGGCACGCTCGTCACGTCCCACTCTAGGTCCTTTTGCTCCCTGTATTGTATGCATAACCACCTTCCGGATACCATCATCGCTACCTTCGACTCGCGGAACAAGAGCGCGTCGGTGCCCCATCCACCGGTAGGCGCCATGCTCTGCGCTTCGCTCGGCGTCGGCGTTACATGATGCTTAAGCCTTAAGTCAGCCCAGAATCGAATGCCCTTCTTTACCTTCTCATCGTTCATTATGCATCTCTTGCCATCCGGGGTGTAAAGATGGCCACCATACATCCAGATGAAAAACCACCAATCATGCGTGCCAACGTAAATTCCTTTCTGCACTGGCACCTTTCGACCGCCGACTACTTGATATTTTGTAAGCTTCTTCGCCACCTCTAGACATTCATCCCAAGTCCAACCAGGCTTGGGGTAAGGAATCCCAGCCTCCCGAAACATTTTCTTATTGTAGAAAAGCACATATGGCCCGCAGTTCTCAGGCACGCCAACGATTTTGTCCTCATAATAAATATAAGGCTTAAGACCTGGATATAGCTTTTCTATCGGAAGCTTGTATTTTTTTACATAAGGCCGCAGGTCTAGAAGAACATCATTTTTTGCAAAAAGCCGAATGGTCTGCGGATTGTAGAGCGCCATTACGTCGGGCGGGACGCCACCAGCAAGCTGGGTTAGAAGTCGCTGGGGCTCAGCCCCAGGATCGTTGATTACGTGAATGTTCCTATATTTTGACTCAAAGAGCTTGATTTGTTCCTTGCGGATTGGATTTGGGTCTACTACCCAACGAATAACAGTCTTGCAAGGTATTCTTGGGTTAATTGTTGCTACTAAATAAACGCCAATACCTATAGTAGCTAAGGCACCAAACGCAATACCCAAAATGCTGAAGAGCCGATTAAGCTTGCTTTCATACTCCATTGTGGTTAAATAATAGCGAAGAAATTGGAATCAGCGCAAGAGGAGAAATGCTCTACCATTAGCCGCCCAAGGCATGATTGTGCGTTGGACCCCGAAGTTCTCGCTTTCGACTGCCAGCTGTACTCCCGGCAAGCCACGGCGACTCAGGAATCACAGCCAAATCTTTTTCCACACTTATAACATCGCCAGTTGTCAAAGAATGCTCGACTGCACAGGAACTTAGCTCTTGAGCTGTCCCGTTATCCATCGAGCTTTCTACGAAAGATACAGTCGCAAAAGGCACTGCAAGCGTTCGAATTGGCATTGGCATGGCTGCTGGCTCCGCTGTCGCGGATGGAAGCTGGGCCTTTGTGCGGCGGGCAGCAACTGTCGGAGTCGGTGCAAGTTGACTTTTGATTCTTGCAAACTGCTCAGGCGATTCATAGACTACAATAAGGTTAGTAAGTTGGCGGGTTGGGTGTCTAAGAACTTTGCCTTCATAGTAGAGAGCTGTCGAACCGCCTCCATCAAGGTTGATTGCATTTACTGCGCCGAGCTCCCTCATAATTTTTGCAAGGGTGCTAAGATATATGGGCTTGCTTACCACTACGAGGAGAAGCTTGTTGGCATTTGTGATTCCAATCGCTGAACGCGGGCTCTTGGCGTAAAGCCGCCTATCGCGGAACCCTTCTGCACGAGGATATACGCCGGCAATGCCATTAGTTACTAGCCTTGGACCTGCGCAAATTAGAGTAGAATATGCCGCCCACTGGTTATCGCCAAGGAATTTCGCCCGCTTGAACTCCACTTTGTTATCTTGAGTGAAGCATATTCCCGTGCCAACGTGTCCAAGTGCAACCAACCTGCCATCAATAACTATATTGCCCACTGGGAATAGAGTCCGCGTGCAGAAATACGTACCCGTAATTGCAGCAGTAGGCTGGAGTCGAGAAAGCATTGAGCCAAAGCCCTCGGTTGTGCCAATGCCACGTTTCGACATTGCGGCACTGACTCGTATATTGGGGCTGTTCAAGTTGGCACTCACAACATGAACTGGGACTCCATGGAGGAAGCGCTTGGTGTATGCTACATTAGTGCCTGCAGCGATCTTTTGGAGCGAGATCGTAGAAAGTAGCCAAACTAAGATCAGGATAATTTTGCGTCGCATTAGCCAGCCCTTTTCTTGCTTCTAGATGCTGAGGTCCCGGGCAGCATGCGAAGCTTGTGTCATGGTCTCCCAACGGCTTTCCTTGCAAAGTTTCCGTGGGCCTCCTGACCCTCTGCTCCCATGGTAAGTATATCACACTTTTGTCAAAAAGTCAAGCCGTAACTTAAAATACCGTCATAATTCCGACAAATTTAGCCCAATATTGCTAATAGCTTGGACAACTTATGCGTTGGTTGCGTCTGGGCTGTGTGAGGAGGTTTTTTGGAGTTTCTTTGCAATGCGCTGAAATGCAAGCTTGAGCAAGAAAGGCGTCATAAATGTCGTGGCAACTACTACTGCAACGATAGCCGCATACTCGCCAGAGTTCAAAACGCCGCGATCTATACCCATTTTGGCAAATATAAGCCCAACCTCACCACGAGGAATCATTCCAATTCCGACAATTAGGCGGCTGGCACTTGAGCGAACGACACCCAACCCAGCAAATAACTTCATAGACGCTGCAATTACGATAAGCAGGAGGGCAAGCATAACGATTTGGCTATTCTCAGGATTAAAGGGATTAATATCCTGCAGGCGTACCTTAACTCCAAGCATGACAAAGAACACAGGGATGAAGATATCCGCAAGCGGCTTTATCCTTTCTTGGATATGAGCTAGTTCCTCGGTCCTCGCAAGCACTAAACCCGCGGCGAAAGCACCCACAATTCCTGCCAGCTGTAGGCTTTCAGCAGTAAACGCCAAGAATAAGCAAAAGACAAAAGCGCTTATGGTCAGAATACCTCGAGTCCGCATCCTCTGAGCTATTTTAAGCAGGTGAGGAGCAACAGGCACACCCAGAACTATCGCACCGACTAGGAAAACAATTGCGAGACCCGTTACCTTTACAACCATTAGTGTCGAAAGAGTGCCAGTCACAACAAGACCTGCTACAATGGCAAGGATAATAAGCCCAAGGACGTCATCTATCACGGCGGCTCCCAGGACAATTTTTGCCTCGGGCGTTTGTAATCTGCCAAGGTCAGTGAGAGTCCGCGCTGTTATACCCACACTCGTGGCGGTCAAGGTTGCGCCTATATAAATTGCAACGTACGTGGAAAGCCCAAGCATGATTGAGGCGAAGTACCCTACTGCGAATGGGCCTGCTACCCCAATCACTGCTACAAGAAATGCAGACCAACCGACTCGCAGGAACTCTTCCAAATCGCTTTCTAAGCCAACTTCGAAAAGGAGGAGTATTGCCCCGACTTCAGCTAAGGTGATAAGAACATCGTCTTCTTTAATCCATCCCAACAGGCTACTACCAAGAATTACGCCGGCAATCAGCTCACCGAGCACAGGCGGCTGATTTATTCGTTCGGCAAGTTCCCCAAAAACTTTGGCAGCAATTAAGATTAGGATTATACTGAGGATTGTGTGGCTAATCTCCATATTTTAAAGGCTTTCTTTCTTACTTCTCCGCCTCCTTTGGCCTTGCACGTACAAGCAATACAAGTGCTTCTGCGCCTCGGAGGACCTTATCGGCAACACTTCCATAAACCCAACGCTGAAACCCAGAACGCCCATGCGTAGACATTACAATAAGCTCAATGCCCGCTTCCTTGGAAAAATCACATATCTGCCCTGCGGCATCCCCCTGCCTCACCACTTTGCGGACATTGATACCCTCATCCTTAATGTTTGTTGATATTTTATCTAAGTATTTATGGACTTCCTGGGCTTCTGCTTCTGGCTCAAGAACCACATTCACTACCGGTCCAACAATGCCGGGCTGTGAATAGATTGCAACCGGCTCGATTACGCTCAACAAGGTAATCCTCGAATCGAATTTTTTAGCCAATTCAACCGCATAAGGGATTGCCTTCTCTGCCAATTCCGAACCATCCAATGGCACAAGAATTTCTTTAAACATGCTAAGCTCCTTTCCGCAAAAGTAATCAAAGCTACTTTGCAAAAATACTAAGGTCTCGTGAGGAATGGGTAAGAACTTCGGCACCCGACTTTGTTACCAAAACATCATCTTCTATTCTAATTCCCCCCCAGCCGGGGATATAAATCCCAGGCTCAACCGTAACAACCATGCCGGCTTCTAGTATGATTTTGCTTCCCCTGCCCAGAATTCTACCTCCATCCACACCATCATGCACAGCAAGCCCAACTCCGTGTCCCAAGCCATGGCCGAAATACTCACCGTATCCTTTTTCAGTGATGTAGTCCCTTGCGATTTTGTCAATATCTCCCCCCGGCAATCCTGGACGTATGGCTTTTATAGCCCTAGACTGGGCTTCGAGAACGATCTCATGAATCTCTATCTGCTTTGGATGCATTTGCCCAATGACGACGGTGCGAGTTATATCCGAATGATAGCCTTGCCATCTTGCGCCAAAATCGAGCAACAATAGTTCGCCTTCAGAAACAAGCCTGTCTGTTGGTTTGCCGTGAGGGAGGGCGGACCTAGGTCCTGAAGCTACCAGGGTTTCGAATGCCTCCCTTTCGGCGCCATTTTTTCGAATGAAGAAGTCTATCTCAATTGCAATTTCCTTCTCCGACATGCCGGGCTTTAGAAGCCCTTTAATATGTTCAAAAGCTAAGTCGGCGATACTCGCGGCCTCCCTAATCGCTAAAATCTCAGCCTCGTCTTTTACGGTGCGAAGTCTGCCGATAATGTCATCTAATGCAACAAGCTCGATTTTTTCCAGCTGTTCCCTAAGTGCGTTCCATGCATCGTAACTAAGGTGCGCCGACTCAAAGCCAACCTTGCGAACCCCTAGAGTTTTAATTAATTCGGAAGCTTTCTTGGTCCAACCCCCCTGGAACTCCTCAATAACATATCTCTGGCACTCCTGAGATACCTGCTCGATATAGCGGGCGTCGGTTAGAAAATAAGCATCCTGGAGAGTAATAACCAGGAACGCAAATGAGCCGGTGAATCCGCTTAGGTAGCGGACATTTTCAATTTGCGAGACGAGGAAAGCATCAACTCCGGCCGCCATCAGCTCATTTCTAAGCCGCTCCAACCGTTTAGACATGAACGACCCACCAATCTATCCTTTTTCAACCAGCGACTTTGCCGCATCAAGCGCCAAGATGTAGCTCATTGCTCCAAACCCGGAAATTTGCCCAACGCATACTGGCGCAGTAACGGATATCTGGCGAAACTTCTCACGACCATGAATGTTCGAGAGGTGTACCTCAATGGTTGGAATTTTCACCGCCGCAATTGCATCGCGCACTGCTATACTGTAGTGGGTATAGGCGCCCGGGTTAATCACGATTGCATCCGCCCAATCAAGCGATTTTTGGATCGCCTCCACAATATCACCCTCGGAGTTGTACTGGTTGATTTCAACGTGGACGCCGATCTCTCTTGCGTGTGCCCTTATCTGCTCGTTGATTTGTTCCAAGGTGAGCGAACCGTAAGTTTCGGGTTCACGGACTCCTAAAAGATTAAGATTCGGCCCATGTATGACATGAAACTTTAACATTTTTCTACTCCTCAAAGGTTGCTTTTTCGACAAGCATTACAGGAATGCCATTTTCTATTGGATATTTTCGTCCGCACTTTGTGCAAACCAACTTGTCATCCTTCAGCTCAACTGGCGGACGTTCGTCGCACGCCGGGCATGCAAGTATCTCTAGAAGTTTCGGATCTATCATTTGCCTTCTCCGTTTATTTTTCTTTACCCATCACGAGGTCGAGCTCGCGCTGAGTTTCAATTCGAGCATCACGAAGTGCCTGCTTGGGCGACTTTCGCCCATATATTGCTGCGTCCACAGCTCTTTGCAAGGCACCCATATAATATGCCTGCGCAGGCATAACAGGCCTTTGATGGCGGCATTCCTCAAGTATCTTGAGAAACATGCCATACTGGGGCTTACCGCGAACCTTTGCGAAATAAGGCGACTTCCGATAACCAGGGAATAGTCCAGTTTTCTCGCCTACAATCCTTGTGCCCTCAGGGTCTGCACACGTCCACCTTATGAATTCCCAAGCTTCTTTAGGGTGCCGACAGCCTTTTGGAATCGCCACGCACCAACCGCCTACCCAAGAGCTGTGCTTCTCGCCGTCGGGCGGAGCGGGAATGTATCCAAGTCCATAGTCAAGGTTCGGCGCATACTTCTTTATCTCCTCGACACCCGATATATGAAGGCAAGCCATAGAATACTTCCCCACATAAAATGGATTCATTTCGGCTGAACCAAAACCTGCCTCTAAGCTCGAGATCTTATTCACATCATACTTGCGGGCATAAGAACACATCCACTCGAGGGCTTTTACAGCCTTCTCGTTATCGGCGGTGATGGTGTGAGTTTTGGGATCGTAAAATGACGCACCAAATGCCCATCCCCATGTAAACATCGAATTTGCCGCGCCGTACTGCGACCAGGGGATAATTCCTATGCGAACAAGCTTTCTTCCCTTCGAATGCCCTCGCCACTTCGTCAGCTTCTCTACATAGCGGTCTAGCTCTTCGATGGTTTCTGGAGGCTTTTCTGGGTCGAGTCCAACTTCACGAAAGTGAGCTTTGTTCCAAACAAAGGCGAAATTTGGGTCTGCACAGTATGTTAGCGCCCAAATCCTGCCTTTGTATTTATTCTGCAGCCAGCATGGCTTAAAATAGTCGTCTGGTTTAATGCCCGCAGATTTAATAAAATCGTCAAGTGGTGTCAACGCGCCTTGCTCAGCCCACTCAGCGACTTGCGGGCCGTCAACAAACGTTACGTCCGGAGGTTTTTTTGCGGCTACCGACGTAAAGAACTTCTGGTTGTTTGAAAGGTCATTGACAGTGAAAAGCGGACGAACGTCAATTTTAGGATGCGCGGCTTCAAATGCCTTTATTACCTCTTCGCAAGCGACGGCTTGGGTGCCACCCCAAGGGTGCCAAACTGTGATAACAGTTTTTCCACCAGTTCCATTATCTTGCGTTTGACGCAAACACCCTTGAAGCAAAACAAATAGGACAGAGCTCACAACTATTGCGGCAATTATCCTAGTCCGCGGCACCTCAGACAACCTGCCAAATCTACGCTTTGAGCGTTCATTTATGCAGTCATTCTAGCAAGGGTGTCCGCATGCAGTCAACGTATACTCTTATTCCTCAACTTTCTCTATAACAACTTGCTCGCCTGAGCGCACCGATTTAAAGACCTTCGGATCACCTTCAATTTTGCCCACGACATTCACAGCGCTGGCAGGACGTATCTCAGAACCCCTGCTCGCCGGAGTCGGGCCAAAAAATATACAGAAAGCGCTTCCAGGCGGCCAGTATGCTATATCACCCAAGTCCACAACTTCTTTGCCGTTTTCCTCGCCAACGTGAACCGGAATGCCGAAATAAATTTCATCGCCCCAGGTATTTGCTCGTGCTCTTATGGGCAACGCGTCCCAGATTGCATTTGCAGTCGCCGAATCATTCAACTCAGCCGTCGCCTGAACTGCTCCTGCCGTAATCTTTATCTTTCGCATCAGCTTACCTCCTCGCTATCGTTTGCAATGAGACTCCATGCGCACGCGCCTAGCGTATCCATTAGATTCTAGATAGTCAATAAAGTTTGTAAAAGTCGACTCCAAAAAGTCCACATATTCGCTTGTATTAGCATTCGGCAGCGGTTTCCACTCCTCAATAGCTTTATCATTCTTGTGCTTTAAATGTTTTTCCAGAAGGCGCTCTGCAGAAAATCCAGGGTAGGCATGAATATGCAGAGGCGAATATTCCCGCCAACCTGGAAGCGGAGCGTCAAGGGTAACTACTTGGCAACCATTATTATACAGACTGCGGTATTCAAGGTCCACATAACCTCGCATCTCTTTGGAACAGCATACACTTAAAATCGCATATGTCCCAATCGAAGGGTTTGAATACAAGCGGCAGACCGTACTCCCAGCACTCGCTCCTGATACGTAATCCTCTAAGTGCTTGAATCTCAGCTTCATTAATTCCCCTGAGACTTCGTTCGCACGGCGAGGAATTAGACTTGTGAATTCGGTGATGTTTACTTTTTTGTATAAAAACTTATCATCCGTATACTTAAGAACCCAAAGTTGCTTATTGAGGATTCTGCAGATAAGTATCCTAATCAGAAAAATTAACAAAGGAATGCGCGCTTGCCAAGACGCTTTTTTAACTGCATGCCATATGCACGCCGGATTAATTGCCGCAAAGTTACATTCAACATAGACTCGCTCAGAGCTAGATTTTTTACTGCTGAATTTCTCCTGTCGCTCCTCCATGCCCACCTGCCCCGATATCATGCTTTTTAAAACCCACGAATCCAGATTTAGCAAACAAGGACTTCTTAGGCACTGGAAGTAGAATTCCTGCTTTATATTGCCTATAACTAATTATTCTTTGCTAATTATTATAGACCTCAACCGTCTTTTTCTGGATTTGCCCATATTTCACACTCTACCAGCGTCATTTTTGCACCGGGGTCCCGCTTTCCAAATGAAAGACGTACAAAGCGGTAAGGTGTATCGGAGGGCAGGTCCAAACTCACGTCCAATACGTCCTCTGTTGGGTTCTGCTTTGGGTTTGATGCTAACGTAGACCAGTTTTTGCCATCCTCACTCCCTTCTACGATCATTTCCGGCAGCTGGTCTGAGTACCAAAGGTGCAGTCTCTTCAGCGAAAACGGCTTTCCAAAATCAAAAGTTACCGCTGTTTGGTCAGTTTTTCTCCAGGTTACGATAAAGTTTCTTGGATGCAAAACTTTCTTAGTAAGGATTGGGGCTAGGCGTCTATCAGTTAGATTGCCTTTGCCAAACTCAATTAGTATTTCACCTGCCTCATCGGCAACTTCGTCAGGCGGCACCATGTACGAATAGGTTCCTTTGACTGCGGCATTTTTCACATTAATCGGTCGCTCTTGCTGCCACCTTATATAGTTACCAGTAAGACACACGCCCTCAGGGTCAGACTGATAAACTGTTTTAAGATTTGGAAACTTAAAGCGCCAGATGTCCCTACCGGTTTTTAGTCCCAAATTCTCAGCAAGCGCCTTGAAGAAGTCCTTCCAAGCTTGGTCCCCAACTGTCTTTTCAGCAAATGGGTTTGATGCAAAAAAGATGACCTTTCCTTTACCAAACCTGTGCTCAATTATTGCCGGACTTCCATCGGCAAAGGTTGCCACCACCTTAACGTTATTGCCCACGGTCAGCTTGAATGCAGAGCCACCCACAGAAAGCTTTAGCCCTTTAAGCCGCGCGTACGAAGTATCGTCGGTAATTAAAATCTCTGTTTGCTCCACACTGGGTCCAACGTCAACGCCCAGCAACTCTTTGCGCAAATCAGCCAGGCTGCTTCCATCTGGAGCCCACGTAAATGCCTCCGGATCACCACACACTAATACACCGCCATCTCTGACGTAGTCTGCAAGTGCCTTAACCACTTCCGGTCGCTCATATTTCGCGCCTGGAATAAAGACAGCTTTCCATGCCTTAAGGTTCGCCCTGCCATCTGCAACCATATTGTCATTAATGAACTTAAACCAAGTCCTTGCCACTGGGCCGAGAAATGTATAGGCATATTCAGGCTCGTTGGGAAATATGTAGCTTGGAGCAGTAAACGACTGGTAATGGTCCTCTGAATAAAGGATGGCACAGTCTGGGTCGTTTGGAACTGCCACTTCGTTCATTTCTGAAGCCATCCGCACAATTTCCATTATTGCTCGGAAGCGCTCTGGACATCCATACTTTGAAAGTTTAGTATCTCCGCTTGGTGCACGCCCGCCCTGAACATCAGGAATATAAAGGTGAAATCCCTTGCCACCATTACGCATTACCTGGCTCATTAATTCACGAGTCTCCTCTGCGGTCGTAGAGTAAGCATAGTTTTCAACATGGGTGCAGGGCCATACCGGCTTACCAGTTAGGTCAGCTACCAACTTAGTTACAAAACCGAACTCCTGGCGGTTGGGGTTTCCAGAGGGATAGAGTTGGTGTGTCACTATATCCACAAATGGGCCAATTGCGTCGAGTTCATATGGCTTATGCCCGGCAACGGGGTCGAAAGACACAACTTGGATTTCGGGCGCAAGTTTCTTAGTTGTTTCGTATATCTCCTTTTGCCACTCAAGCAACTTGTGATTTATCCATTTACGGTAGGCAATCCAACAGAAGGGGTCGGATTCCTTTGATGTATCTGGCAAGCCAAACTTTCCATAGCCAAACTTTTTCTTGACCTCTTCATCTATCTCTTTGACAAGCGACGAATCCGGCATCTGTAGTTTCAGCTCCAGAGGTTGCCCCAAAGCTTGCTCATGCATTTCATCCCACGAATACACGCCCCATATATATTCGCGCGCCTGCTCGATGGACGACTTAAGGGTCTCAAGGTAGGCATCTTTGCTCTTTGGGTCGAATATATAGGGCTTACCGCCAATAGCTTGGGCGCCTTTGCTTACAGCTCCCCGCCATTCAGGCTCAACTAGCACCTTAAAATGATACTTAGCTACCATACTTTTAAGAGGTTCCGCTGCTACAACATGCGGCTGGACAATAGGCATTAGTTTATAATCAGCAAGCTCCTTGTAAGCCTCTTCCAAAGAATATCGAACACCAAATTCCTTCGCAAACGCACGAAGCTCTGCCGCATTGCCGCTATGGAACCAATAAATCGCACCGTTTTTCTGTTCACCCGGCGGAGTCTTCGAAAGTAGAGGCTCAAAAAGTGCATCATCCATCTGCCAAACCCTAGGGGCGGGCGGGATAGCTGTTGATGGGTGTGTCGCCAACATTGCCAGGCTGCCATTCAAGTCAACCCTGAGTTCAAAAATCTCCTTGGGATCGCCAGCTGGGGTGTATTCAAGCGACAGCTCTTTTGTTGCACTAGGCGGAATGGTTATGCTACCTTTTGCTAGAATGCTAGTCTTTCCGTTAATTTTAGATACAAGGGTTGCCGATGCAGACTCAGCTTGACTGTGGGGATTAGTTATCTCGCATTTTAAAACATTCTCACCGCCGTAAAGATTATCAGTGTCCAAATTGCCCCATGTTACCAACCTAATCCCTGAGCTATCGCCGCCCAGCACCACATGACCAAAATTGTCGGGCCGCACAAATCCGCCCGGAGTGTTAGCCCATGCGCTATACTCGCGGGGGCTCACCATACGCTCACGGCATATGTTCAACCCCCACATTAAGCCTGCAACTGGCTTCACGCCCAAAGCCTTGAAGGGAATAGCTATCTCAAGCGTCCAAAATCCCTTATCATAGTCGGCTTTTACTGCGCATTCGCTCTCCCACTTGGTGTCCGCGCGGTCGTCAAATATTCGGCGAGCGTCCGAAACAACGCCTTTGGAGTTCACAGCGATGTGATAAGCTGTCCGGTGCCCATGATTTGTGTCGAGAAGTATTTCGACACAATCATCTCGCCACACCTCGCCGTCATGTTCCTTAATCTCAGCGAAGATTTGATCAATGTAAAGTTCGGAGCATCGAACTCCAATATAGAGATTTACAGGGTCATAAAGGATATACGCTGTAGTATCGAAAGCAACAGGCTTGCCATCTTTAATACTCTTGAAGCCCGTTAATTTTGCCCCTTTTTGCCAAAGAGGATCAGAAAGTAATCCTTTAAGCTCTGGACCTTTCTCAACAAAAGGGATTGTTATTAGAGGCACACTTCGTGCCCCAATCTCTGCACCGAACAAATGTTGATAAGAAAAGACAATTGCAACCAGAAACCCGACTGCGTATCTCATTGGTTCCCTATCACAACCCCCCAGCGCAATCCTAAAAATGCAAAGAAATATTCATCAACAGGCGCATGTTTTCCTCTAAACACTCGGAGACTGCCTAGCTTTA
The sequence above is a segment of the Armatimonadota bacterium genome. Coding sequences within it:
- a CDS encoding Xaa-Pro peptidase family protein, translating into MSKRLERLRNELMAAGVDAFLVSQIENVRYLSGFTGSFAFLVITLQDAYFLTDARYIEQVSQECQRYVIEEFQGGWTKKASELIKTLGVRKVGFESAHLSYDAWNALREQLEKIELVALDDIIGRLRTVKDEAEILAIREAASIADLAFEHIKGLLKPGMSEKEIAIEIDFFIRKNGAEREAFETLVASGPRSALPHGKPTDRLVSEGELLLLDFGARWQGYHSDITRTVVIGQMHPKQIEIHEIVLEAQSRAIKAIRPGLPGGDIDKIARDYITEKGYGEYFGHGLGHGVGLAVHDGVDGGRILGRGSKIILEAGMVVTVEPGIYIPGWGGIRIEDDVLVTKSGAEVLTHSSRDLSIFAK
- the aroQ gene encoding type II 3-dehydroquinate dehydratase — encoded protein: MLKFHVIHGPNLNLLGVREPETYGSLTLEQINEQIRAHAREIGVHVEINQYNSEGDIVEAIQKSLDWADAIVINPGAYTHYSIAVRDAIAAVKIPTIEVHLSNIHGREKFRQISVTAPVCVGQISGFGAMSYILALDAAKSLVEKG
- a CDS encoding Trm112 family protein; this encodes MIDPKLLEILACPACDERPPVELKDDKLVCTKCGRKYPIENGIPVMLVEKATFEE
- a CDS encoding ABC transporter substrate-binding protein, which codes for MPRTRIIAAIVVSSVLFVLLQGCLRQTQDNGTGGKTVITVWHPWGGTQAVACEEVIKAFEAAHPKIDVRPLFTVNDLSNNQKFFTSVAAKKPPDVTFVDGPQVAEWAEQGALTPLDDFIKSAGIKPDDYFKPCWLQNKYKGRIWALTYCADPNFAFVWNKAHFREVGLDPEKPPETIEELDRYVEKLTKWRGHSKGRKLVRIGIIPWSQYGAANSMFTWGWAFGASFYDPKTHTITADNEKAVKALEWMCSYARKYDVNKISSLEAGFGSAEMNPFYVGKYSMACLHISGVEEIKKYAPNLDYGLGYIPAPPDGEKHSSWVGGWCVAIPKGCRHPKEAWEFIRWTCADPEGTRIVGEKTGLFPGYRKSPYFAKVRGKPQYGMFLKILEECRHQRPVMPAQAYYMGALQRAVDAAIYGRKSPKQALRDARIETQRELDLVMGKEK
- a CDS encoding cyclophilin-like fold protein — protein: MRKIKITAGAVQATAELNDSATANAIWDALPIRARANTWGDEIYFGIPVHVGEENGKEVVDLGDIAYWPPGSAFCIFFGPTPASRGSEIRPASAVNVVGKIEGDPKVFKSVRSGEQVVIEKVEE